From the Helicoverpa armigera isolate CAAS_96S chromosome 27, ASM3070526v1, whole genome shotgun sequence genome, one window contains:
- the LOC110384638 gene encoding pro-neuropeptide Y — protein sequence MRFLLAAMLLLSAILSCAAQAQYPRPRRPERFDTAEQISNYLKELQEYYSVHGRGRYGKRQMHIADASVIFRESPFFEHNLNDEPAFKNLGYK from the exons ATGCGTTTCCTCCTCGCCGCCATGTTGCTGTTGTCAGCCATCTTGTCGTGCGCCGCGCAGGCGCAATATCCGCGCCCGCGTCGCCCCGAGCGCTTCGATACGGCGGAACAGATCTCCAACTATTTGAAGGAGCTGCAGGAATATTACTCTGTGCATGGGAGAGGACG ATACGGCAAGAGACAAATGCACATAGCCGATGCTTCAGTAATATTCAGGGAGAGTCCATTTTTCGAGCACAATCTTAACGACGAACCGGCCTTTAAAAACCTTggttataagtaa